A genomic segment from Nicotiana sylvestris chromosome 1, ASM39365v2, whole genome shotgun sequence encodes:
- the LOC104227385 gene encoding pentatricopeptide repeat-containing protein At5g19020, mitochondrial — translation MIIGFRHKPSFHLLVPIFSLSFPSPKWVSSSAQKTPSSQTPLNHQPHLQITKKQKPNYEFSLVSAFKSCSTDSCITQGQQLHSLVLKSGLESNIYILNSLITFYVKCGLVADAKTIFDTCTRLDVVSCNIMLCGYVKFGLLVEARVVFDKMPERNCVSYTTMIMGLVQKGYWSEAIWGFRDMRYFGVGPNEVTMVNVISAYLHYGGVEAGKMLHGLVLKVGVMDFVHVSTNLLHLYCLSGCLKDASMLFNEMPQKNVVSWNVMLNGYTKAGLVDLSREVFEQIADKDVVSWGTIIDGYLQVGRLSEAVRMYSEMLYTGLRPNDVMIVDFLSTCGQVMSIYEGRQFHGVAVKKGFDILDFIQATIVHFYAACGEVDLARLQFEVGNKNHVACWNALIAGLIRNRKIDEARHLFDQMPARDVFSWSSMISGYSQSEQPDLALELFHEMLANGVKPNEITMVSVLSSIATLGSFKEGRWAHDYICKNSIPLNDNLSAALIDMYAKCANVNDALAVFNQVREKAVDVSPWNAIICGLAMHGHVHLSLDIFSDLLRRTIKPNSITFIGVLSACCHAGLVEAGEQHFQSMTKLYNVKPNVKHYGCMVDLFGRAGRLKEAEELIRSMPMEADTIIWGTLLAACRTHGNTEIGERAAENLARVEPSHGPSRVLLSNIYADAGKWDDAFLVRQAMRSRGLTRSTAYSGVVR, via the coding sequence ATGATCATTGGATTCAGACACAAGCCATCCTTTCACCTTCTCGTTCCAATATTTTCACTCTCCTTTCCCTCTCCAAAATGGGTCTCTTCGTCAGCTCAAAAAACACCATCTTCACAAACCCCATTGAATCACCAACCCCACCTCCAAATCACCAAGAAACAAAAACCTAATTACGAATTCTCACTTGTTTCAGCCTTCAAGTCTTGTTCAACTGATTCATGTATCACACAAGGCCAACAACTTCATTCCCTTGTCTTAAAATCTGGCCTTGAATCCAACATTTACATCCTAAATAGCTTAATCACTTTTTATGTAAAATGCGGATTAGTAGCTGATGCTAAGACAATCTTTGACACTTGTACTAGGTTAGATGTAGTGTCTTGTAACATAATGTTGTGTGGGTATGTGAAATTTGGGCTTTTGGTCGAAGCTCGTgtggtgtttgataaaatgcccgAGAGAAATTGTGTGTCTTATACGACTATGATAATGGGTTTGGTACAGAAGGGGTATTGGAGTGAGGCTATTTGGGGTTTTCGGGATATGAGGTACTTTGGTGTTGGTCCAAATGAGGTGACTATGGTGAATGTCATCTCAGCTTATTTGCATTATGGAGGGGTTGAGGCGGGTAAGATGCTTCATGGGTTGGTGTTGAAAGTTGGGGTTATGGATTTCGTTCACGTATCCACCAATTTGCTTCATTTGTATTGTCTTAGTGGGTGTTTAAAGGATGCTAGTATGTTGTTTAATGAGATGCCTCAAAAAAATGTGGTTTCCTGGAATGTGATGCTGAATGGGTATACTAAGGCTGGGTTAGTTGATTTAAGTAGAGAGGTTTTTGAACAGATTGCTGATAAAGATGTGGTTTCCTGGGGTACAATCATTGATGGTTATTTGCAAGTGGGGAGGTTGAGTGAGGCTGTAAGAATGTATTCTGAAATGCTATATACTGGGCTGCGTCCTAATGATGTTATGATTGTAGACTTTCTGTCAACATGTGGACAAGTGATGTCTATTTATGAGGGTAGGCAGTTTCATGGTGTAGCAGTGAAGAAGGGTTTTGATATCTTGGACTTTATACAGGCAACAATAGTTCACTTTTATGCAGCTTGCGGGGAAGTTGATCTTGCTCGTTTGCAGTTTGAAGTAGGAAACAAGAACCATGTTGCATGTTGGAATGCCCTAATTGCAGGACTTATTAGAAATAGAAAAATTGATGAGGCGAGACATTTATTCGATCAAATGCCTGCAAGAGATGTTTTCTCGTGGAGCTCCATGATTTCTGGTTATTCACAAAGTGAGCAACCTGATTTGGCTCTTGAGCTTTTTCATGAGATGTTAGCTAATGGCGTAAAACCAAATGAAATAACTATGGTCAGTGTCCTCTCTTCTATTGCTACTTTGGGATCATTTAAAGAAGGTAGATGGGCTCATGATTATATTTGCAAAAACTCCATCCCTTTGAATGACAACTTGAGTGCAGCACTGATTGACATGTATGCCAAATGTGCTAATGTCAATGATGCCTTGGCGGTATTCAATCAAGTTCGAGAGAAAGCAGTTGATGTCTCACCATGGAATGCCATTATTTGTGGCCTGGCAATGCACGGGCACGTGCATTTATCTCTTGATATTTTCTCAGATTTGCTGAGGCGAACCATTAAACCCAATTCAATCACCTTCATTGGAGTCTTAAGTGCATGTTGCCACGCCGGATTGGTGGAGGCTGGTGAACAGCATTTCCAGAGCATGACTAAGTTGTATAATGTAAAACCAAATGTTAAGCACTATGGTTGTATGGTGGATCTTTTTGGCAGAGCAGGAAGGTTGAAAGAAGCTGAAGAGCTAATAAGGAGCATGCCTATGGAGGCAGATACCATCATATGGGGCACATTGTTGGCGGCTTGTAGAACTCATGGTAACACAGAAATAGGAGAAAGGGCTGCAGAGAACCTTGCAAGAGTGGAGCCATCTCATGGTCCTAGTAGGGTCCTTCTGTCTAACATTTATGCAGATGCCGGCAAATGGGATGATGCATTTCTAGTAAGGCAAGCTATGCGAAGTCGAGGATTGACAAGGTCAACTGCATATAGTGGCGTTGTACGATAA
- the LOC104227384 gene encoding uncharacterized protein At5g19025-like isoform X1, which yields MHHHLLSSSITMAPPSSSSSLSKPPKKPSNPNFPNCSSSSLCNHSPSATLDLLIFVLVLFSGTFLIISYFSYIFNSLSLLFPYPLTLNVDVLTTQYIFYAFFFVVFFVVVISFEICCGFFGFFRSRKCGKPGCKGLRRAMEFDLQLQGEECFLRSGGADSSSSSKAVREINELPWKGGSENNPDYECLRAELRKMAPPNGRAVLLFRSKCGCPVAKLEGWGAKRGRRHKKTLALNGKADNR from the exons ATGCACCATCACCTCCTCTCTTCCTCCATTACCATGGCccccccttcttcttcttcttccctctcCAAACCCCCAAAGAAACCCTCAAATCCAAATTTCCCAAATTGCTCCTCCTCCTCCCTCTGTAATCACTCCCCTTCCGCTACCCTTGATCTTCTCATCTTCGTTCTTGTTCTCTTCTCTGGCACTTTCCTCATAATCTCCTACTTCTCTTACATCTTCAATTCCCTTTCCCTTCTTTTCCCCTACCCACTTACCCTAAACGTCGACGTTTTAACAACCCAGTACATCTTTTACGCGTTCTTCTTCGTTGTTTTCTTCGTGGTGGTGATTTCATTCGAGATCTGTTGTGGGTTTTTCGGGTTTTTTAGATCGAGGAAATGTGGGAAACCTGGGTGTAAAGGGTTGAGAAGGGCTATGGAATTTGACTTGCAATTGCAGGGTGAAGAGTGTTTTTTAAGATCTGGTGGGGCtgatagtagtagtagtagtaaagcTGTGAGAGAGATTAACGAGTTGCCTTGGAAAGGTGGGAGTGAGAATAACCCGGATTATGAGTGTTTAAGGGCGGAGTTAAGGAAAATGGCACCCCCCAATGGACGTGCAGTGTTGTTGTTTAGGTCTAAATGTGGGTGTCCTGTTGCTAAACTTGAAGGTTGGGGTGCTAAACGAGGGCGTCGCCATAAGAA GACTCTGGCACTTAATGGTAAAGCAGATAATCGCTGA
- the LOC104227384 gene encoding uncharacterized protein At5g19025-like isoform X2 yields MHHHLLSSSITMAPPSSSSSLSKPPKKPSNPNFPNCSSSSLCNHSPSATLDLLIFVLVLFSGTFLIISYFSYIFNSLSLLFPYPLTLNVDVLTTQYIFYAFFFVVFFVVVISFEICCGFFGFFRSRKCGKPGCKGLRRAMEFDLQLQGEECFLRSGGADSSSSSKAVREINELPWKGGSENNPDYECLRAELRKMAPPNGRAVLLFRSKCGCPVAKLEGWGAKRGRRHKNSKMAYRSANS; encoded by the exons ATGCACCATCACCTCCTCTCTTCCTCCATTACCATGGCccccccttcttcttcttcttccctctcCAAACCCCCAAAGAAACCCTCAAATCCAAATTTCCCAAATTGCTCCTCCTCCTCCCTCTGTAATCACTCCCCTTCCGCTACCCTTGATCTTCTCATCTTCGTTCTTGTTCTCTTCTCTGGCACTTTCCTCATAATCTCCTACTTCTCTTACATCTTCAATTCCCTTTCCCTTCTTTTCCCCTACCCACTTACCCTAAACGTCGACGTTTTAACAACCCAGTACATCTTTTACGCGTTCTTCTTCGTTGTTTTCTTCGTGGTGGTGATTTCATTCGAGATCTGTTGTGGGTTTTTCGGGTTTTTTAGATCGAGGAAATGTGGGAAACCTGGGTGTAAAGGGTTGAGAAGGGCTATGGAATTTGACTTGCAATTGCAGGGTGAAGAGTGTTTTTTAAGATCTGGTGGGGCtgatagtagtagtagtagtaaagcTGTGAGAGAGATTAACGAGTTGCCTTGGAAAGGTGGGAGTGAGAATAACCCGGATTATGAGTGTTTAAGGGCGGAGTTAAGGAAAATGGCACCCCCCAATGGACGTGCAGTGTTGTTGTTTAGGTCTAAATGTGGGTGTCCTGTTGCTAAACTTGAAGGTTGGGGTGCTAAACGAGGGCGTCGCCATAAGAA CAGCAAAATGGCTTATAGATCTGCTAATTCATGA